A window of Kwoniella pini CBS 10737 chromosome 9, complete sequence genomic DNA:
GAGGTGATCCGTCGGGCACTGTTGGTCGTCTGCCTATTGATGGTTTCCGAGTTGCTAGTAGATAATTCGCATTTTGCAAGATTTCCAGTACATCGTGCCATGCTTTGCCTAACGATGGTCCTAGAACCCGAGCGGTATTGACTGTACTTCGAAGACAAGCAAGGTTTCTGTCTGATAAGCTAGGAGGTCCCAATGACCCGCCAACACCTAAAGATGAGAAACCCAGAGCATCTGCCGATATCACGCTTGGGTTACGAGGAGGATTAGGATTTTCCATGTATGATTGCATGGCGGATACGACTGCTGGCGGTACAGCATATTTCCCCAAGCTGCTGAGGAAGGCATCTCGAGGGGTGTTTAGTTCCAGTAATCCACACGCGATGGTGAAATCTTGCAATGCAGTCAAGACTTCAGCAAAGAGGATATCGGAAAGATTGGTTCCTATTGAATAAGATAACGCGGCCAAAAGGGCAGGCCAAGCGGAGGATGCTAATGATTTTATGGTTTCCGGTGGCGTGGTGGAGCCTGCGACAACAGTATATATGCCATTGGCAATGGCATTCAGGGACTGAAGAGCGAGAAGGTAGATGTAAGTATCGGGTACAAGCGGTGCTTCAGCCTTTTCATGTTGCTCAATGCTGATGCAGGGATATGGTTGAATCAGCTGCGTCCTCCGAGGAGAATGCAAAGAGAAACATAGCTTACAGTCTTAGCTTGACTCCGGAAGCATTGCTTAGACCGCCACCTTGGCCTCCCATCATAGCGTTGACTGTGTTTACCCCGACACTAGCTGCAGAGCTGACAATTCCGATGCCCAAATCAAGATAACTCGCATGTGGATTAATACTTGGACTAGTGGGATCCATATGGGGTACTCCCAGACCATGCATTTGCGTTCCGATACCTAGTAAAGCTGGTTTCTCGTTGAGTAACCTTGAAAGCGAGAATACGACTTTGCTAAACAATTTGGGGGAGTTGTCAATCGAATCGTAATGGGAATAGATATTCTGCAGAAGTGTTGTATCACCACAGATACTGTACACACCGCTCATTAGCCTTCTTCGATAAACACAGAATGCAGAAAGTCAACTTACCCTCTTATTATTTCTAACGCTAAAACTCTCAACCAGCTATGATGGGAATCGCTATTGTCGAATTCACCCATACCtaatttgatcaatgtCAAGAGGTAGATTCTTACTTGTTCGGGTAACTGGTCCATGAAAGATCGAATCAGAAGGAAGATAAGTCGACAAACTCTGAGTGCTATTGGGAAATTTGGTCTTTCGGAAAGTAATTTGAGAAGCAGAGGATCAAGTGAATGTTGGAGTAAAAAGAGTAATTCAGGTTGCTACATGATAACATTGATACCGTAGATAATGTTAGCAATCGTCTCAAAGCAAGAATTTGACAGCGCACCTTTTTGACTGATTCTTCATAGCCGCTAAGAATGCTTTCTATCAACTCTAATCCGGACGTTTTGTGCAGACTCTGCAGCTTCAACAATGTAGGTTTATTCTCCGTACTACTCTTACCCCACCCAGAACCCGTTGAGGCAGTTAAGAGGCATAGATCCGAGAAGAGATTATATGCATCTAAAGCTGAAGGCGTGATATGCAATGTGGTCGATGGGTTCGTGGGTAAATTGAAAGCTCTGGTAGGTGAGTCGGCCTCAGGCGCAGCCAGACGGTCAAAGACCAACATCACGGCTTGACGTAAAGTTGCAGCGGCCGTAGACGATACAACGGAGACTCTCGAATCTTGAAGTTTGAAACATAACAACAAAGCCTAACATGTCGATAAGAATCAGATCGATTACCTGTGATTTGATCGAATGAATAACACTCACATTTCCTAGCACTTCTTCGTGTACGTCCGTATTATGCGTTAAAATAGATAAAAGAGTTTGTAATagtttcaattgaatatcGACAGCTTGATTAGCTACACTGGCCAATGTCTGGAGTACATCAGGTAGTTTGCTCtagaaaacaaaatcatGTTAGTTGTAATGGTGATTAGAATTTTGGGTGCTGTGAGTGTGGTTCAGATTACACCTGTGACTCACAGTTGGAACACCTCCTAATGAAACTAATCTCTGTAAGGCCGCTATGCTGATCCCTATAACTTTAGCTACTTTTGTCTTACATCCTCTCGTTATAGGTTCCAAAAGCGTATCCGCATTATCTGCGATAAGTTGTAGTACAATCATTGGTAAGTTTTGCTATCTTGCCTTCTGTGGTCTCAAATTCACTTACCGTACAACTTGTCCCGAGGCAATGGGCCTCCTTTCAGCAGTTCCAGCGCAGCTTCGCTCGCCTACGATCGAAAATGCAGGTTCAGTCTCCATTCATGACGATCTtatgttgatttattaCAGCTTGCTAATCAAGCGTAAATCACATACGTCTTTCACATCTGGATTCCGCCTTTTAGTCTCTATTATCAAAGCCTGCAGCTCCGATACGAGGAGGTTGTGGTCCTGTAAAGATAAGTTGTCAGCTCAAGGTTCCGACAACAGAAAATTCCATCCTGGCAGAAATTATTCCTGCCTGGTTATGAGATGCTTATCGAGTCGGAAGGCTCGACAGCACAGTGTGGGGGATATTTAAACATACCATCTGGGCCTAAATACCGAGAAGATCTACCATGAACCTAAGAGTTACTGATTGATTGTTTTTATGATTATGTATTTGAGGCAATTGCAACGAAGAGCGAATCGCTAAGTCAACCCGGATTGTCTTTGCTCTCTGATCTCATCCAAATAACAGGTACATATCATTAATTGACATTTGAAAGGTCGCGTATATTGACAGTAATGCTTCATGTCAGTCATGTCTACTCTCGACGTGACGTGGTGATCAACTGAGTGCGGTGTTCGCCGCCATTCGGATATTTGTTTACATCATTTTATCATGCCATAAAGCAACCGTAGAGGAATATGGAGGCAAAGAcattgttgatgttgagaaACGTAACCAAGTAAACCCAGGTCTATCTCCTTACACATATATGCATACATCCAGATTCTAAGCAGACGGagattttcatttaatcGATGTCTACTCAAGACCTTCTCGTCTACGCCATTCTTTCCTATAGACTTCACAAGCCTCTACAaaacctttacctaattcttcaccttgttcccaattatcaacttcttcataACCCACTTGAGTATTTCCCCATCTTTTCGAAATCACTGCGAATCTTTGAGCCGGATTTTTGGCAGCAGGTAAGAGGTTTTTATCAGATATTGAAGCTGCATAAAGTATAGGTAAAGCACCTTGATCTGCATAAACCGGATGATGAGTTGATCCAAGTAAACGACActaaaatataaaaaaaattgttAGTAAAATAAAATCCAATTGGATTGAATAGATAGATTGGGAAACTTACAATATAAAAAGATATCcaataaaagaaaaatttaaCTTTTGCCCACCAAAGTATCATACCCATACCTCCAGCGAAAAAATTTGTACATACACAACCTGGATCAACTGTTAATACTCTAACaattctttctccttcttgtTGTGAATTTCCATattctttatcaaattgagTCATTATTAAATCACCCATTATTTTACTTGCAGAATAAGATTTTTCgtaatttattaattgataatcatctaatggatttgaagataatttagaGAAATCTGATGTTAATGATGAGGTATATATTATACGTGGtgaaaatggtaatttTTCTGGACTTCTTTTGAGTAGTGATATCAATTCTCGAACCTATAAATCGCAACATATATTCTTATCAGTACAATTTTGATACTAAGCTACAATCATGTATACGTTAAACACCAAGTCAAACATACCATTATATAAGGCGCTAAAACGTTTGTACCCCAAACTAAGCCTCTTTCTCCATCAGCACTCATTGCACctttaatttcaagattataAGTTGGTCGACTTTGAGCATTTGGTAATCCCTCCAAAATATTTTGCTTAAAAAAATCTATCCAATCTAATCCTGAAAAAGCTCCCATACCAGCATTTAAATAGAGTGTCGTTATATGTGGATATTTCGATTTTAATGATTCACAAAATCCTAATACTCCATTGCCTCCTCCTGGATTATCCAAATCAACTCCTTCCCATACTATCtttaatccttctttccaacctgatctttctttttcacccCTTTTCCGCCTTTCAATCAGATCTTTCTCGTGCTTCTCTAAAAGGATTTCTCtagctaattcagctttcgAACGAGATCTACAAGCTAAGATCAATGTTAAAGTTGGAGGAGGATTTGGGATTTGTTCTGTAGGTTTTTGAGCTGATTCAGCATCGAATTCTGATCGGagagaaggtggtaaagcTGTCAATTGGGGTGTTGATATTGGTATAGGTGTTCCAGGCGGAAAAGAGAGGTTGTATAATAATTGTTGACATATTCCAAGACCAAAGCCGCTGCGAATAGTATAAGAGATTAGCCCACGCTCCACAGATACCAGATTACATTTAAATCAGATGAGATAGCTTAGAATCATCTCACCTATTCGCTCCAGTCACTACGACGATTATCCTGTTATCATCCCTCTCTGCTCCGTCAGGTAATTTACTTGAACCCGAACGCGTCGAAACCATCTTGCGCCTGATTCTTCCagatatcagcttctcAGGACTAGTAGAGACTCTAAAAGTGATTACAGAGCTGCTTGTTATTGTCAGTCAAGTACCAGGATGCGTCGATCAATTTGTTATCATTGCATCTCTCTCATTTCAAAGCGGGTTACGATATTATAgtgaatttaattattgaaCACTTGGAAAATGACAATCAACTCGCTTGAAGTTCCAACAACGAACGGTGATCACCGTAATATTACATAAATGATTCACGTGATCTATCTCGGAAGCAGCAATATAAGTAGTAAGGATCGGCAAAAGTTGGGAATTGCCTTGAACACTTTATTCGCTGTCATTTGTCCTATCGTTATTTCGGTTTCATTAGTCAAAAGGTCCTGAAGCAGAAGATCTAAGATCAACCTATTCAAGATGGGAGGTTCAAATCGTATGTCAATTACTCATCACTCAGCATCCAAGTTGGACCAAAAGTCGAATTCGTCgatgattgatttcttcttttcaatcagTTGAAATCTTTAAATTCGGATTTTACATGTTCTTCCCAATTTATACAATGTTTAAATTTGGTGATCCAGAATGGTAAGTGCattaacaatttcaaagaAATATTACATAGACTGATTCGTATTATTATTTCTAAAGGTATGAAAGCTATGTACAACCTGTAAGTtcttttaatgattttgtCGCATTGAAAGATCATAAAATCATTGAAACAATAACTGCATATATAATATAAGACTGAAACTTCGTTTTATTTTGATAGTATAAAGAAATCTTATGGCCACCGTATGAATCAACTCATGTaagttttaattttaatataaacaattttaaaatGATTAATCACATTATTTAAAAACATCATTCTGATTTTATattctaatttttgatttgaaaattatcCTTATCTTAAAGCAACCACCACGTACACATACAGATGTTAAAGCAGAATTAGCACGTatgaaagctgaaagaatttctaaaaaaactggaaaatcaattaatcaaattacacaagatgaaattaataatgaagTAGGTGGAGTAGGTTTaaatatttcttcttcttcttcttcttcttctttttcttcttcacaatctataaatcaaatacctCCAAAATCTACTTCTACTTCATTCAATTGGCCAAATAATAATTCCCAACAACAAGAAGGGAATGAAAGATTAGTATAAATCATTCTAGAAGgaaaaaattaatcaatATAACGAATAATAGAATTtctcaaatttcaaatataatttgaattacaTTTTCCATCTGGTCCAAAGTCAACAGACATTTTACAATTGTATTAATATGCATTTTACACTTCTCTTGTTCTGTTGTATCTCCTTCTCTGAGCACGCGTGCAAAGACCAAATATGTATAGCATTTGACAGATCGAATGAcgaataaatcaaaataccaTACCATTCACTAACAAACTGAGGGGTCATAAACAGGAGAATTCGCAATCATTATATGCTATCGTGCAGATcagaaaaaaatgaatgatatcaTGTAGCATAAAATCTACCATTTTTGCGAGATGAAAGAGACCATAACGAATCTATCTAATagagaaaaaagaagaagatttgaaaagaaaaaaacgATTATCTTGTATATGAGATAATTGAGTTTCTTCAACTAAAGCTAATTTACCTCCACATAACCTTTTAGGTCTTTTACCTCTACGACGATTCAACCAAGATAGATATAACATTTTTATAAGTGAGAAAAAGGATAgagaaatgataattaaaaaatgtaaaaaaaagtaaaatcaaattctatATTATTGATGGTTTTTTTGAGCGCAGTAGTATGTAAAATTCTATTACGCTTAAATAAGATCGGCAACGTTGAGAGGCATCTCATCAACTTGAGTGTTATAGTAAGTCTCAATCTCTCTAAGCATCTTAACGTCATCTTGAGTAACAAAGTTGATGGCAACACCTTTTCTACCGAATCGACCACCTCTACCAATTCTGTGGATGTAGTTCTCCTTGGAAGCTGGGAGATCGTACTATATGCAAATTATCAGGTCAACCAAATATTAGTTTACAAACCAAAAGACACTCACGTTGATAACCAAAGAAACTTGTTGAACATCGATACCTCGAGCAAGCAAGTCGGTAGCAATGAGAACTCGAGAAGAACCAGATCGGAATTCTTTCATGATAACTTCTCGTTGAGATTGGTCCATATCACCGTGCATGGCAGAGACGGTGAATTCTCGCTCGTGAAGTTTTTGGGTGAGCCAGTCTACCTTTCTTCGGGTAGAACAGAAGATGACGGCTTGGGTAATGGTGACGGTCTCGTAAAGATCACAAAGGGTATCGAGTTTCCACTCTTCCTTCTCAACAGCGATGTCTACGATCATACCAGAGAGTCAGTCAGATTCTTCAGGGACATAAGGCTTATCAGTCAAGTACTCACAGAATTGTCTGATACCTTCGAGGGTAAgttcatccttctttaccaaGATTCTAATGGGATCTCTCATGAATTTCTTGGTAACGTCAAGAACCTCAGGAGGCATGGTGGCGGAAAGAAGGACGACTTGGGTTTCGGCAGGGAGAAGTTGGAAAATGTCGTAGATGGAATCTTTGAATCCGGTGGAAAGCATTTCATCGGCTTCATCAAGACAGAACATCTTGACGGCATCGGATTTGAGGGCACCTCTGTTGATCATGTCGAATACTCGACCTGGGGTACCTACAACGACGTGAGGACCTTCGGCGAGTTTGGCCATGTCTTCTCGGACAGCGGTACCACCGACACAAGCGTGACAGTCTACGTTGAGGTAATCACCGAGAGCAATGACAACTTTTTGGATTTGTTGAGCGAGTTCTCGAGTAGGGGCAAGGATAAGAGCTTGAGTCTTCTTGACGGTGGTATCGATCTAAGCAACCGCGCGACAAATCGAGTCAGCACAATGTTTGTAGATTCTCATTATCGAGAATCCCAACTCACTCTTTGGAGAATGgagatggagaaggtagCGGTTTTACCGGTACCGGATTGGGCTTGAGCGATACAATCTCTACCAGTGATGATAGGCATGATAGCTCTTTGTTGAATAGCGGAAGGTCTCTCGAAACCGTAAGCGTAGACACCTCGGAGAAGGTCACCCTTGAGGTCCATGTTGTCGAAGCTGTGCGACAATTGTATGTCAGTGAACTGCTACAACCGCTAAATCCTTTCCGCCAGGTGACAGATTCTTTAGTTATCGGAATGTGAACATGCACTTACTTGTCAACTACTTGGTTCCAGTTGGATTCGATGAGATCACCGTTCATTTCAAGACCACCTTCGGTCTCATTCTTAACGCTGCGAAGGAAACGAGGCTGTCAGCTTTGCTGcattcattttcaacatatATTGCGCCTCTGCTCCGCTAATGTTTCTCTTGCCACCGATCCGATGTTCCCTTCGTTCGCTCATTGGACACAACAGATGAGTCTGTAGGTTGATTTGACCCCTGTCGAAAGTGACTATAGCCTGCTCTCTTGTATTTCTTGTAGTCCGTAACTCCATAATGACCTTTTCAACTATATCATCCCTTCCAAAACTTCCAACCTGAATTTCTATTAAAACCAAAGGGAGAGTTTTCATTATACTTACTCGGACATATTGTATTAgttgtttcttttttgtTGATACTCTGTCGCTTCTTGCTGACAAAGTACTCGTTTTTCGCTTTTTAAAAGTGTGTTGTTGGTAAGTtttaaattgatataatgAACCCGAAGGTatttttgaagaaagagaggaaagaaaggtttATTTTGtgaataaattatcaatgaaAAATTCTTCAATGACGGGCGCGTGGTAACAAAGGGTTTATTAtacaaataaataaaaaaaaaccctATATAATGGAATTATCGGATATTCTTAAATGTGGCATCTTTTATTATAGCAGAACATCATTACGAGTAAATACTTTACTCTCTCTTCGCGACTTATCTTTCAATTATGCTTTATCTCTTCAGTCTTGATTTCCTACTTAAATTACACCATGAGGGGTGTTAGATTACCCGAACCGAATGCCTTATAATAGTCAATTTAATATCCAaccaaatgatgataaagcCTTTGATCAACCTTCAATAAGGAAAAAATggattcaaaatttaataaatttacttCATACTTGTTTGTTGAACGGGGAAATAACAAGAGCTAAAAGAGCTTGGTCTATTCTTGTGAGCTATACCCGAGCTTCGATTCAGCTTTGAAGGCTTTTTACTCATGAGTTCACTTATGTCTATAGGTCCGATGTCGTGAAGTCAATTGGAAATCACGATGGTATTGGGGATTACTTATCCTTTCGCACGATATCTCTTTCACACTCAATGAAGTCAATGAGGCTACTCAACCGATAGCTTTCTCTCAGAACTACGGAGACAAGAGCaaagatattgaaagatggtTGAATTCATTAAGAGTATTCgcaaaagaagaagatgtaagCTCTGATTCGCTATTGTTTTTACAAGGTAATTCGAAGCTTACAAACTTATTGCAGAAACCTTCCCTTCTGCATGCACTCATTTTACATTTGATAAAGTCGGGGCAATACAGACAAGCTTATGACCAACTTGAAACGTAAGTCAGTCAGTTTGGCAATCCTAGCCGGGAATatcagaaaagaaattgaccTGGAACAATCTACAATGATTAGATGGCTTTCTTCGTACCCCTATCTCCTTTCTGGGCCTTTACACACTTATGCAGGTTTACTTTCTTTCTATCTTGCTCAACCTCCGTCTGCAAGAatcgaaaatcaaatttcaaatgatgatagatCTTCATCCACTTCACCTTCGCCTAGTTTTGCTCAACAAGTAGATATAGGTGGATTAAGACAAGCTAGAGGATGGTTTGCAAAGGCTTTagagattgatgaaacGGATCAAATCGctattcaattcatttcaATAGTAAGTCAGCTTCTCATTCGACTGGTTGTTTAACTTTCGAATCAAAAGCTGAATACAATTCAAATTGTCAGATTGATAATCCAAGTCAAGGGAAACATTatagtgaagatgaatctgatttagaagattcGAAAAATCACCCCTCAAGCGATTCTGATTCTGAGCTAGATGAAAAGCTTG
This region includes:
- a CDS encoding ATP-dependent RNA helicase eIF4A, with translation MSDVKNETEGGLEMNGDLIESNWNQVVDNFDNMDLKGDLLRGVYAYGFERPSAIQQRAIMPIITGRDCIAQAQSGTGKTATFSISILQRIDTTVKKTQALILAPTRELAQQIQKVVIALGDYLNVDCHACVGGTAVREDMAKLAEGPHVVVGTPGRVFDMINRGALKSDAVKMFCLDEADEMLSTGFKDSIYDIFQLLPAETQVVLLSATMPPEVLDVTKKFMRDPIRILVKKDELTLEGIRQFYIAVEKEEWKLDTLCDLYETVTITQAVIFCSTRRKVDWLTQKLHEREFTVSAMHGDMDQSQREVIMKEFRSGSSRVLIATDLLARGIDVQQVSLVINYDLPASKENYIHRIGRGGRFGRKGVAINFVTQDDVKMLREIETYYNTQVDEMPLNVADLI